The Motacilla alba alba isolate MOTALB_02 chromosome 3, Motacilla_alba_V1.0_pri, whole genome shotgun sequence DNA window GAGGTCATAAAACAGCATGATGTGAATGCTGGAAATTAcgaaaaaattttttttgttgatttttttcaagaaaaatctttgaaaatgtATGCCTTAACGATGGGTTTGTGTTGAAGTTATTgtacatgttttgtttttctttttttcaatacCCTTGTGCCTTGAGTCATCAAGAAAGTGGCACAAAGTTTTGCTGCCTGAAGCCACAGCCTCGACTGCAAGTAACCAAAGtgttcctggaagtgttcgGTGTCACCAAGCTGAGCGCTGCTGGGGTCTGGGGTTTGTTTATGGTGCATTTGGCTGAAGAAGAATAAAGCAGAGgcatttccagcctggctcaTGTATGCGCAGCATGGATCCTGTAGGACTGGAGCTCGTCCTCCCCTAAAGTCCACAGCAGCTACCACCCACCCCCCCCTCTCCCAGGTGTCGCCCGCCCGGGCCACCCGGGGCCGAGCGTGTTCCCCGGGCGCTACAGCCCGGAGTTCTTGTGTAGCTTCTTCACCAGCCGGCAGCGCCCTGCTGGGCCGGGGGATGCTCCCGGGGCTCGGGGGCGAGGCGCGGGTGTGCCGCACGCCCGGCGGTTCCCGCGCGTCCCGCAGCACCCCCGGCGCCGGGACTCGCTCCGCGGCGCGACCGGGAAGGAgcagcggccccggcggggcggagcggggctgtTCCACCGGCTGGGGGGCGCAGCCCCGGCGGTGGGCGGTGCAGCCGGAGCTGCGGATGGGGGCTGAGCCCTGGCGGCCCCATGAGCTGCCgctgccatggagctgctccgggtgctgctggctgccgcTCTGCTCCCGCTCCTGCCCCGTGAGTACCCCCGGGACAAACCCAGGAGGCGGAAAGGCCGGGTGGCACCCAGGCTGGACGCAGCGGCTGAGCTCTGCCGAGCTGGCGGCCGCGCTGGGTGGGATGCGTGGGGGAAGCAGTGCCCTTCAACCTTGTCTCCCTCAGTtggcagggcagctgtgccGCTGCCTACGCTGACCCGGCCCTTGAGCATGGTGCtggccgggcagcgccggcagcTGGTGGTGTGCGTAGTGAGCGACCTGGCCCCCAGCTCTGGCCATGCTGTCTGGATCTCCAGTGGGAATGGTAGCATCCTGCAGTCCTTTGCCTATGGCGCCTCCCAGGAGGATGGTGGCACCGTCTGCTCCGTCTCCCTCCTTTCCAGCGACCCCCCGCGCGAGAGGGAGCTTGCCTGCCATGTGGGGGCCAACAGGACCTCCCcgtcccacagctccagccccatccgCATCACGGGtatggccctgctgccaccccctcTGCCCGCCTTGGCCACTGCTGCCCAGCCGAGTGGGTGCACTGGTGGCCCCCGAGGAGGGAGCTTGGCAGGGCCTCTggggccagcagggagcaggtgtGAGGCCCTGGGGGCAAACGTTGCTGTCCCGATCACAGGAAGGGGTTTGTGGCTAGCCCTGCCATGCACCTGGTGCTGGGCCGCCAgtgcctccccagctgctctttcATCCCACAGGCAacgaggaggcagcagagctctgtagCACAGCTGGTGAGTCTCTGGCCCCTGCCTGGTGGGAATGTCAGCTGCCAGGGAGAAAGCCCCGGCAGTGGCTTGGCTGGGGCTACGTGGTGGTTGGGATGGGTTTTCCTCACTGTTGTGGGActggggaagagggagggaagCTTCACCTTGGTGGGAAGAATGGGGAAACTGGGTCAGAGCCAGCCTGCCCTCAGAACAGCATGAGGGTGACATGAGGTGTCTCTGGCATGTGTAAAGATCCCAAGTGTGCCCAAACATGGCCCCATGGCAGACCTGGAAAGCACGTGGGTGCAGGGGGGTGTCTGCGGCCGGTATCACCTCACCCTTCCATTGCAGTGTCACCggcccctgccctggcagcgcTGCTTATGGCAGTCCGCGTGGTGCTGCTGAAGGTCTTGCTCTCTGATGCAGTCCTCACCTCCATCCTCCTCGCCCAGAGCTGAGGGCATGGGCAACTGCCCACGTCTGAAGGGTAAGTCCGCTGGTTTGGTGTAGGGGCGTGGAAGTCATTGGAAATGTTCTGGATACTAAAGAGGGGACCCAGTGTTGGCTGGGGGAGGTACAGGATGGGAATATTGGATTGAGGAGACGAGAGAGAGGAGCTCACACATTTCTGTGGGTGGCAAGGCCCCGGAATTACCTGGAGGATGGGAAGGGACCCCAAGGTACCACGGGGGGGGGAAGTTTCCAGAATTCCAGAGGCAGGGAAGGTCCCTAGGGGGCGGCCACGTGCGCGCCCCTTCCCACGTGGGCGCCCGGCGGGACCGCCCGGGGGCGGGGCCACGGGGGCCGCGCGCCGCTGGGATTGGTTGGCGACGGCCGGCGGGGATTGGTCACGCGGGTCACGCGCGCCTCCGCCATTGGCCGGCGCGGCGGGGTCGCCATGGTAACCGGGCGTggcggggcgggagcgcgcCCCGGAAGCGGAgtcatggcggcggcggcgggggcagcGTTGCTGATGCTGCTGATGGCGGCGGCGCTGGCAGGGGGCGACGACTCGGACTGGGTGCGACTGCCCAGCAAGTGCGAGGGTAAGCGGGGCCTCGGGGGCCCGGGCTGATCGGCGCCCGCCCGCTGTCTGCTCGGGCCGGGGGTTGCTGGTGCGGGGCTGCGCCCCCGcgggctgctcctctgcccgCCTCCTGCCCGCGGGCATCGCTGTTCCCGGCAGTCGCTTGATCGCCTGCCGGTTCGTAGCTGGGACTGGTCGTGTGTGCTGCTTACAGTTTGGTCTCTGTGATGCTTCCTATCTGAGTATCCCTTTGGTTCGCAGGCAGTCCAGGGTAGGTCATGACGGGCATTTGCTGCCTGGTGCGGTTTCCTCTGTCTTTGTTGTGCAGGCACATGTGGAGCTCGACagtaaagagaaaatttaaaaaatagggAGTTCTTTACAAAACTTTCCCTGCCggggaagcagctctggagatGCTAATGTCCGAGTTCTGGTGTGGCACCAGCGTAACCTCAGAGAAGCATCAGAGCAAGCACTGACCaccctctgctcctcttcctgcccAGGCTTCGGACCTGTGTCAGTGCAcagcaaaagctgcaggaagcatCTGGATAACTGGACTCAGCACTGAGCACTCCTGGCATGTGTGGGGACACTGCAGCAGGTGCGGTGTGGAGGGGGGACATCCTTCAGATCTGAGCTCCAAGGGTCTGCAGGAAGGAGAGATCATCCCACCCGAGAAACGGCCACAGTTGCCTCCAGCCCCTTGTGGCAGAAGGATTGTGCAGGAGGTGTGCACAGGGCTTCTCAACGCGTGCACGGGAGCTCTGGAGAAGCCACGTGGCTCTCTTCCTGCCTGGGGCATCTCTCAACTCACATAATTGCCTGGGAGAAGACActggctcattgctgtcagaCCATTCTTGCTGAAGATTGGCACTTCTCCTAAAGTGGAGCTCGAAGAAGACGTGGCTCCTGACAAACAGGACCCCACAGCACTGGACAAAGCTTTCTCCAGCCTCCCGAGACCCTGTTTTTCAGGGAGGAATAGCCACACCATGCCTGGCTTCCATTCCTCCCCATTCTCACTTGTAAACCCCTGAGAtacttttcctgctgtctgtTTCTGTAGCTCTGTTGGGCTctttttacagaagaaataaagcctttttttagCTTTATAAAGATAACCCTGCACTGTGTTCTAAATCTGTTGATGATGTGgtctctgctgcaggctgtggtgctgGAGGCCACGGCCAGCACTTTGTGCTGTCACCCAGCCCACcgagccctgccagctgctcagTCCCCAGCACAccacagtgtccccagagcACTGCGAGCACAGAACCAGTACCAGATGGGACGTGCTGCCATCACGAGGTGAAGCTCTGAGCCACCCTGGGACTTGCATTGTGAAAAGACCCCGTGCTCTTCCCAAAGGAGGAGAGCAGCTTGTGGCAGGGAGGTGGAGGCTTCTGGGGGGAAAGCTGCAGGCAGAACTGAGCCTGTGTGacttccagctgtgccacagccgCTGGTTTACACTGAAGCATTGGTTTGGGTGCTCCAGCTTCAAGCGTTCTCCAGTGGAAGCAGCTGAGCCATTCCTGGTTATTTCTCTGGATGGCgaaaatgtgttttgtgctCACAGCAGCTTTGGCCTGCCCAGTTCCTGGGctggttcctgctgctgtcccaggtgCTCTGTCACGCTGCCTGTCAGAACAGCGACACCCCCTAAAGCGCTtgccctctctccttcccacagtGTGCAAGTACGTAGCAGTGGAGCTGAAATCCGCCTTCGAGGAGACCGGCAGGACGAAGGAGGTGATCGACACCAAGTATGGCTTCCTGGACGGGAAGGGCTCTGCTGTCAAGTACACACAGTCGTAAGTGGGCGTGGGACgggaggctcctgctgctgtcactgcccctGGAGCCGGGGGCTTTGGGAGGCTcaccctgtgcctggctgtTGCTGGGGGCCCACGCCAAGCCTGAG harbors:
- the PTCRA gene encoding pre T-cell antigen receptor alpha isoform X3, coding for MELLRVLLAAALLPLLPLGRAAVPLPTLTRPLSMVLAGQRRQLVVCVVSDLAPSSGHAVWISSGNGSILQSFAYGASQEDGGTVCSVSLLSSDPPRERELACHVGANRTSPSHSSSPIRITGNEEAAELCSTAVSPAPALAALLMAVRVVLLKVLLSDAVLTSILLAQS
- the PTCRA gene encoding pre T-cell antigen receptor alpha isoform X1, translating into MELLRVLLAAALLPLLPREYPRDKPRRRKGRVAPRLDAAAELCRAGGRAGWDAWGKQCPSTLSPSVGRAAVPLPTLTRPLSMVLAGQRRQLVVCVVSDLAPSSGHAVWISSGNGSILQSFAYGASQEDGGTVCSVSLLSSDPPRERELACHVGANRTSPSHSSSPIRITGNEEAAELCSTAVSPAPALAALLMAVRVVLLKVLLSDAVLTSILLAQS
- the PTCRA gene encoding pre T-cell antigen receptor alpha isoform X2; protein product: MELLRVLLAAALLPLLPREYPRDKPRRRKGRVAPRLDAAAELCRAGGRAGWDAWGKQCPSTLSPSVGRAAVPLPTLTRPLSMVLAGQRRQLVVCVVSDLAPSSGHAVWISSGNGSILQSFAYGASQEDGGTVCSVSLLSSDPPRERELACHVGANRTSPSHSSSPIRITVSPAPALAALLMAVRVVLLKVLLSDAVLTSILLAQS